The sequence GCAGGGCCAGGAAGTAGACGACCCCACTGGCCGCCACAGCCTGGTTGCTCAGGGCCTCCCACGATGCGTTGGTCACGCCTTGTCCTCTCTTGTGTGTTGCAGCGACGCCATGATCCCCGCGAGCTCGAGCTCGCCGCGCTCGGGGTCGCCGCCGTTGCTGCGGTCGAGCGCGCCGAGATCGACGATCGTCGAATCCGTCGCCTCGTCACGCCGGGCGCGCACCCACACGCGGCGGGGCCGGATGAACAGCGAGCCGAGCAGCCCCAGCAGGGCCAGCACGACACCGGTGAGAGCCACCAGCTTGCCGGGGGTGTGGCTGATCTGGACCTTGTTCCAGCGCGGGATCTCCTCCTCGAAGGTGACCGACCCGAGCCCGTCGGGCAGCTCGACGGTGTCACCCGGACGCAGGTCGAGGCGCAGCGGCTGCTCGTCGTCCTTCATCAGCTGCGTCGCGTCCGCCTTGTCGAGGACGTAGACCGACCCGCCCGTGCCCAGGTCGCCGGTGTACACGAACAGCGAGAGGACGGGGTTGGCGAGATCGCCGTACGTCGATCGCGGCATCCCGTCCCCGAGCGCGAACGTCGGGAAGAACTCGCCTTCCAGCGCGATCTCGTCGGGGTTGCCGAAGGGGGCGCGCGCGACGCCGAAGGACTGGAACGTCTGGTCGAGCGGCAGGAAGATCGCCGGGCCGCTGCGGGCCACGTCGCCGTTGCCGTCCCTGATGGTGATCTGTGGGGCGTAGCCGTGCCCGATCAGGAAGACCTCGGTGTCGCCGACGTCCAGCGGGTGGTTGACCCTGAGGTCGTAGTCCTTCACCGGGGAGTCGGGTGTCTCCTGGTATTCCAGCTCGCTGACGAACTTGCGCGCCATGCCGGCGCGCGGCCCCTCGGTCAGCCAGTCGACCTCGAAGTCCTTGATCGTGAAGGAGAACGGCTCGAGGTCGTCGGCGTCGAACAGGCTGCCCGGGACGAAGTCGTCGTATTGCGTCAGGTCGTTGGAGAAGCCCTTCCCCTCGACCACGATCACGCCGCCCTTGAAGCCGAACAGCCCGCCCACGGCGAAGCCGGCCAGCACGACCAGCACCGAGATGTGGAAGACGAGGTTGCCCACCTCGCGGAGATAGCCCTTCTCCGCCGACACGGCACCGTCGACCGTGACCACGCGGTAGCGGCGCCGCTTCAGCTCGCTGGCGGCCCGCTGCAGCACGTCGTCGGGAGCATCCGGTGTCGCGTACGCCGAGTGCTCGGGCAGCCTCGACAGGTTGCTCGGTGCCCTGGGTGGCTCGGCCCGCAGCGCCCGCCAGTAGACAGCCGTGCGGGGCACGATGCAGCCGACGAGCGAGACCATCAGCAGGAGATAGATCGCCGAGAACCACGGGGAGTCATAGACCGAGAACAGTCCGAGCGCGTCATAGATCGGCGTCAGCTTCGGGTGCTCCTCCTGCCAGCGGGAGACGCCGATGGAGTCGACGTCCTCCTGGGGCACCACCGAGCCCGGGATCGACGCGAGCGCCAGGAGGAGCAGGAGCATGAGTGCCGTGCGCATGGAGGTGACCTGGCGCCATACCCAGCGCGCCAGCTCGCGGGAGGTCATGTCGGCCGGCATCGGGGTGGCCTGGCGGTCACGGCCTCCGGTCTCGGTCATACGGCGACCTCGAAGTCGCTGATCAGCCTGACCTGGAGCCACTGGACGATCCAGTCCCACGCGCCGCTCACGAGCAGCACGCCCACGAGGACCAGCATCAGCCCGCCGATCCGGGTGACCCACTGCTGGTGGCGGCGGACGACCGCGAAGGCCGCCAGGGCGCGCCGGTAGGCCAGCGCCGCGAAGATGAAGGGCAGCCCGAGCCCGAGCGCATAGACGGCCGACAGGAGCGCGCCGCGCGCGGCGGTCGCCTCCTGCGCGGAGAGGCTGAAGATGACGCCGAGGGTGGGACCGACGCAGGGGGTCCAACCGAGCCCGAACAGGAAACCGAGGAACGGGGCGGCCACCAGCCCGACCGCGGGCACCTTGTGGAACCGCACCTCCCGCTGGAGCTGCGGCACGAGACCGATGAATGCCAGCCCCATCAGGATCACGAAGACACCGAGCACGACGTTGAGCTGTTGGACGTGTGCGGCCAACCAGACGCCGAACTCGCCGGTGATCGCACCGAGCGCGACGAACACGACCGCGAAGCCGAGGACGAACAGCACCGAGCCCGCGAGCATCCGGCCGCGCCCGTGG comes from Nocardioides piscis and encodes:
- the resB gene encoding cytochrome c biogenesis protein ResB; translation: MTETGGRDRQATPMPADMTSRELARWVWRQVTSMRTALMLLLLLALASIPGSVVPQEDVDSIGVSRWQEEHPKLTPIYDALGLFSVYDSPWFSAIYLLLMVSLVGCIVPRTAVYWRALRAEPPRAPSNLSRLPEHSAYATPDAPDDVLQRAASELKRRRYRVVTVDGAVSAEKGYLREVGNLVFHISVLVVLAGFAVGGLFGFKGGVIVVEGKGFSNDLTQYDDFVPGSLFDADDLEPFSFTIKDFEVDWLTEGPRAGMARKFVSELEYQETPDSPVKDYDLRVNHPLDVGDTEVFLIGHGYAPQITIRDGNGDVARSGPAIFLPLDQTFQSFGVARAPFGNPDEIALEGEFFPTFALGDGMPRSTYGDLANPVLSLFVYTGDLGTGGSVYVLDKADATQLMKDDEQPLRLDLRPGDTVELPDGLGSVTFEEEIPRWNKVQISHTPGKLVALTGVVLALLGLLGSLFIRPRRVWVRARRDEATDSTIVDLGALDRSNGGDPERGELELAGIMASLQHTREDKA
- a CDS encoding cytochrome c biogenesis CcdA family protein; this translates as MGDLFRETAASGSLLLALPFALLAGLVSFFSPCVIPMLPGYLSYATGISGADLAEGRHGRGRMLAGSVLFVLGFAVVFVALGAITGEFGVWLAAHVQQLNVVLGVFVILMGLAFIGLVPQLQREVRFHKVPAVGLVAAPFLGFLFGLGWTPCVGPTLGVIFSLSAQEATAARGALLSAVYALGLGLPFIFAALAYRRALAAFAVVRRHQQWVTRIGGLMLVLVGVLLVSGAWDWIVQWLQVRLISDFEVAV